In Fimbriimonadia bacterium, the genomic window GATGATCGCGCCCACGAGGAAAGACTCCGACACCCCTATACGTGCTGCAATCTCGCCGAACAGAAGCGTCCCTATGGGCCCCAGCCCGGACAGCGCCCAGAAATGCACGCCCACCACACGGCCACGCAGGTGCTCGGCAGCGTTTGCCTGAAGCAGCGTGTTGGTTCCATTCAGCATCGTCGTGCCGCAGTAGCCGGTTACCACCAGGCACAAGCCCGCGACCAGAGACGCGTGCAAGCTGGAGCCGTCTGCAATAGCGATGCCCACCAGCCCGAGTGCCAGCAGTCCGAGGGAGAAGCCCGTCATTGCCAACGCCGGGACGCGCCCTCGGCCGCGGTAACGCGATAGCATTGCGAGCGTCCCCAGCCCCGAAACCGCGCCAACACCGATCGCGGAGTAGAGGTAGCCGAGTCCTTGCTTCCCCGTTCCGAGCACGTCGGCGGCATACGCGGGCAGCTGAACGATGTAGAACAGGCCGAACACGCTGATCACGATTTCCAGCAGGATCAGCGTGCGGAATGCCGGGGTGCGAGCCACCGTCCGGATGCCTTCCGTCATGCGCTGGAACGCAGGCTGCGTATCCTCGACCCTCGCTTCGCTGCGAGGGCGTACGGCGAGCAAACCGGACAGCATCGCTGCATAGCTGAGCCCGTTGACGAGGAAGCACACGCCCGGGCCCACAGAAGCCAGTAGAATGCCGCCGATAGAGGGTCCTACGAGGCGCGCGACGTTGAATGTGGCCCCCGTGAGCGGGATGGCGTTCGCGATGTCCTCCGTGTCCACCAGCTCGCTGATCAGGCTTTGGCGCGCGGGCACGTCGAAGCTCCAGATGATGCCGTTCAGCAGGCCGAGAAGCAGGATGTGCCAGACCTCTACGTAGCCGAACAGGGTCACCGCAGCCAGCGTAAGCGCGGTGAGGGCGAGCGAGGTTTGCGTCACGATCACCACGCGACGCTTGTCGAACGAGTCGGCCACCGCCCCGGTGAACGGTCCCATAAAGAACACGGGAGCCTGGCCGGCGAAACTGACCAGTGCCAGAGTCGCGGGGTCGCGCGTCAAGTGATACACCAGCCAGCCTTGGGCAACGGTCTGTATCCAGTTGCCCGTGAAGGAAACGAACGCGCCCGTCCAGTACACGCGAAAGTTGCGATGTCGGAGGGCGCTCAGTTGGTCCGGTACGGCTAGTCTGGGGAAAGAGATGGTTTCAGAATCCTCCTATTCGCACCATACAGTATGGCGTGTTCGCACCTCATCGTTCGATCCCGAGCAGGGCTAACGTAGCGTTTTCGA contains:
- a CDS encoding MFS transporter produces the protein MYWTGAFVSFTGNWIQTVAQGWLVYHLTRDPATLALVSFAGQAPVFFMGPFTGAVADSFDKRRVVIVTQTSLALTALTLAAVTLFGYVEVWHILLLGLLNGIIWSFDVPARQSLISELVDTEDIANAIPLTGATFNVARLVGPSIGGILLASVGPGVCFLVNGLSYAAMLSGLLAVRPRSEARVEDTQPAFQRMTEGIRTVARTPAFRTLILLEIVISVFGLFYIVQLPAYAADVLGTGKQGLGYLYSAIGVGAVSGLGTLAMLSRYRGRGRVPALAMTGFSLGLLALGLVGIAIADGSSLHASLVAGLCLVVTGYCGTTMLNGTNTLLQANAAEHLRGRVVGVHFWALSGLGPIGTLLFGEIAARIGVSESFLVGAIICLVVALPSVFFARSVRHLR